Genomic window (Blattabacterium cuenoti):
TCCAATTTATTTTAAAAATAAAATTCCAAAAACGATTCCCATAGATAAATTACCTATAATCCTTCCAAAAATAGATAATTTTCATCCTAAAAATGGAAAATCTCCATTAGTTAGAGCTAAAAATTGGGCTTGGGATGAACAAAATATGAAGATAGTTCCTAATTTTCTTATTGATCATAAATATGTGTTTCCAATAGAGACGAATACAATGCCTTGTTGGGCGGGATCAAGTTGGTATTTTCTTAGATATATGGATGTACATAACAATCGATTTTTTCTTGAAAAAGAAAAAGAAAATTATTGGAAAAATGTTGATTTATATATTGGGGGTTCTGAACATAGTACTGGTCATTTGATTTATGCGAGATTTTGGCATAAATTTTTATTTGATAGAGGATGGGTAACTACTGATGAGCCTTTCAAAAAAATATTAAATCAAGGAATGATTTTGAGTTATTCTGCTATAATACTCAAAGTGATAGGAGAAAATATCTTTATGTCTTATGGATTAAAAAATAAAAAACACACATATTCTTCTTTTCAAGAAATATATGTAGATCTTTCTTTAATTAAAAAGAACAATGAATTAGATATTTATAGGTTTAAAAAATGTAGACCTGAATTTTATTCATCTGTTTTTATTTTAGAAAGAGGAGTTTTTATTTGTAAAAGAAAATTAGAAAAAATGTCAAAATCTAAATATAATGTAATAAATCCTGATGATATTTATGAAAAATATGGATCAGATATATTTCGTATGTATGAAATGTTTTTAGGTCCTATTAATAAATCTAAACCTTGGGATGAAAAAAAAATAAATGGTATAAAAAATTTTATAAATAAATTTTGGTCTTTATTTTATAAAAATAAAATTTTTCAAGTAAGTGAAATCAATCCAACATTACAAGAATTTCAAATTTTACATGATACTATAAAAAAAATAGAAAATAAGATGGAATCTTTTTCTTGGAATAGTTCTATTAGTTTATTAATGATTATGACTAATAAATTAACTGCGTTAAAATGCAATAAAAGAAAAATATTAGAACCTTTAGTTCAACTTATCGCTCCATTTGCACCTCATATATCCGAAGAATTATGGTATAAACTGGGTAAAAAAAAATCTATTATATTTTATAATCTTCCAGTTTTTAATAAAAAATATATAGTGAAAAAAGAAATAACATATCCGATTATGTTTAATGGAAAATTAAAATTTTTGGAAAAATTTGATTCTAGCACTTCAATAGAAAATATAAAAAATAAAATATTGAATCATCCTAAAACAAAATTGTTTTTGAAAGAAAAAACCTTAAACAAATTTATTTTAATACCTAAAAAAATAATCAATATTTTATTAAAATAAATTTGTTTAAAATGAACTTTTATTTTAATCCATTTCGATATAGATTAAAATTTCTACATAAAATGTAGATTTGTACTCAATAATTTAGCATTCATTTTTGTATTTTTTTTCATTCTATAGAAATGTATAAAAACTTTTTTTATGTCAAAAAACCAAAATAAAACTGGTGCATATAGTTTTTTTAATTGTATAGAAAAAAATTTTGATAAAGCTGCACGATTTATTTCTATTGAAAAAGGTCTTCTAGAACAAATTAAAGCTTGCAATGCAGTATATCGTATACATTTTCCTGTGAAAATAGGAAAAGAAATAAAAGTTATTGAAGCATATAGAGTTCAACACTCTCATCATAAACTTCCTTGTAAAGGAGGAATTCGATATAGTGTTAAAGTTAATCAAGATGAAGTTATGACTTTAGCGGCTTTAATGACCTATAAATGTGCTATAGTTGATGTTCCTTTTGGAGGAGCTAAAGGTGGAATAAAAATAGATCCACAAACTATGTCCGCAGAAAATATAGAAAAAATAACACGCCGTTATACCTCTGAATTAATTAAAAAAAATTTCATAGGACCGGGAATAGATGTTCCCGCTCCTGATTATGGAACTGGAGAAAGAGAGATGAGTTGGATTTTTGATACTTTTTTATCTCTTCGTTCTGGAGACGTAGATGCATTAGCTTGTGTTACAGGAAAACCAGTTTCTCAAGGAGGTGTAAGAGGGAGGAAAGAAGCAACAGGATTAGGTGTATTTTATGGAATAAGAGAATTATGTCATGTAAAAGAAGACATGTTTTCTGTTGGTCTTGATGTAGGATTAGTTGGTAAAAAAATTATCATACAAGGATTAGGAAATGTTGGATATCATGCATCCACTTTTTTTCACGAAGCGGGAGCTATTATAATAGCTTTAGCAGAAAGGGAAGGTGCTATTTATAATGAAAAAGGATTAAATGTATCTAAAGTTTTTTTACATTTAAAAAACACTGGATCCATATTGAATTTTCCAGAAGCAAAAAATATAGAGAATACGGAAAAGGCTTTAGAATTAGAATGTGATATTTTAATACCAGCTGCATTAGAAAATGTAATACATAAACATAATGCCAATCATATTAAGGCTAAAATTATTGGAGAAGCAGCAAATGGACCTATTACTCCTGAAGCTGATGAAATTTTAGAAAAAAAAGGTATTATTATTGTTCCTGATATTTATTTAAATGCAGGAGGAGTTACTGTTTCCTATTTTGAATGGTTAAAAAACTTAAGTCATGTACGTTATGGACGTATGGAAAAAAAATTTAGCGAAAATATGAATGCAGAACTATTGCAAGTTATAGAAACAGTTTGTAAGAAAAAAATTTCAACAGAAGAAAAAAAAATTATTTTAAGAGGAGCAAGAGAAATAGATTTGGTACGTAGTGGATTAGAAGATACAATGATCAATGGATTTCATAAAATTCGTGATCTAAAAAAATCATCAAAAATAGAAAATATGCGTACGGCAGCATTTGTATTAGCAATAAATAAAATTATTGATTCTTATGAGAAACTAGGAATTTTTCCATAATATCCTTGATTTTAAAAAAACGCTAAAATATATTTTTCATGAAGTACAAAAGATCATTATTGAAATTAAGTGGAGAAGCTCTTATGGGAGATAACGAATTTGGACTTCATTCTACTCGTCTTCAACAATATGCTGAAGAAGTCAAAAAAGTGGTAGATATGGGAGCTCAAGTAGCTATAGTTATTGGAGGTGGGAATATATTTAGAGGATTTTCTAGAATAAAGGAAAAAACTATAACTATAAATCGTATCAAAGGAGATTATATGGGAATGTTAGCCACTGTTATTAACGGCATAGCCTTTCAATCATATTTAGAAAATATAGGAATATGTACCTATATTCAAACAGCAATTAGAATGGATGAAATTGCAGAACCTTTTGGAAAAGATAGAGCGATCCATCACCTTGAAAAAGGAAGAGTTGTAATATTTGTAGCTGGATTAGGAAATCCTTATTTTACTACAGATACAGCCGCTGTTTTACGTGCTATTGAAATCAGAGCTGATGTATTATTAAAAGGGACTAGAGTGGATGGAATTTACACAACAGATCCAGAAAAAGATAAATATGCTAAAAAACTTAAAAATATATCTTTTGATATGGCATATCATATGGGAATCAGAGTTATGGATCAAACTGCTTTTATTTTAGGAAATGAAAATGATTTACCGATGATTA
Coding sequences:
- a CDS encoding Glu/Leu/Phe/Val family dehydrogenase, whose protein sequence is MSKNQNKTGAYSFFNCIEKNFDKAARFISIEKGLLEQIKACNAVYRIHFPVKIGKEIKVIEAYRVQHSHHKLPCKGGIRYSVKVNQDEVMTLAALMTYKCAIVDVPFGGAKGGIKIDPQTMSAENIEKITRRYTSELIKKNFIGPGIDVPAPDYGTGEREMSWIFDTFLSLRSGDVDALACVTGKPVSQGGVRGRKEATGLGVFYGIRELCHVKEDMFSVGLDVGLVGKKIIIQGLGNVGYHASTFFHEAGAIIIALAEREGAIYNEKGLNVSKVFLHLKNTGSILNFPEAKNIENTEKALELECDILIPAALENVIHKHNANHIKAKIIGEAANGPITPEADEILEKKGIIIVPDIYLNAGGVTVSYFEWLKNLSHVRYGRMEKKFSENMNAELLQVIETVCKKKISTEEKKIILRGAREIDLVRSGLEDTMINGFHKIRDLKKSSKIENMRTAAFVLAINKIIDSYEKLGIFP
- the pyrH gene encoding UMP kinase, with product MKYKRSLLKLSGEALMGDNEFGLHSTRLQQYAEEVKKVVDMGAQVAIVIGGGNIFRGFSRIKEKTITINRIKGDYMGMLATVINGIAFQSYLENIGICTYIQTAIRMDEIAEPFGKDRAIHHLEKGRVVIFVAGLGNPYFTTDTAAVLRAIEIRADVLLKGTRVDGIYTTDPEKDKYAKKLKNISFDMAYHMGIRVMDQTAFILGNENDLPMIIFDINRKGNFKKVISGEEIGTMVSKKK